GCAAATTTGATAAATCCATCTGCATTTTCTATTTTCATCTGCTCGGCTGTCATACCCCATCGCATCTTAATAAGGGCAGATTGTCCGCCTATGGCATTGGCAGAACCATGCAATAACTGTGCTGCAGTAACACCTCCTGATAAATGTCTGTAAATATTAATATCATTTGGATTGATAACGTCGCCCATTCGAACTTCTGCACTTATTGATTTCGAACCCTCATTGACTCCACGTAAGGCGATATGATTGTGTTCATCTATAATTCCAGCGGTTAGATGTTTGCCTCGAGCATCAATTATTTTACAATCTGCACACGAGAGGTTTTTACCAATTTGACTTATCTTTCCATTGCGAATAATGAGGTCTGTTTGCTGCAAAATGCCTTCAGTTTCATTAGTCCACAGTGTCGTATTTTGAAATAGAATATTTTCTGGTGTTGGCATTTTTTCAAAACCATAACCATGAAGTGGAAAGGTAATTGGTGTTAATGATTGTAAGGTTATAGTATCATACTTTCGTTTACTGGTATCTGTATATAGACTATCTCGCCGTGCTATCCATTTGAACTCAGAACCATCTGGAAATATACCTTTACCATTCCAGCTATGACGCTCTGCATCAATGAAACCCGTGAAAAAATATTTTTTATTATCGCCCTTAGGAAATGGTATCAAAGAAAAGACAATATCTTTGCCATTTCGCTCTAGCTTGGCATCTAATTTGGTGGTATCGTTTAAGACTAGTTGCATTTTAGGCGATTTCGCTTCGCCGCTCACTACTATTTTCGACCATGAGATAGATGAACTACTGGCAACAGAATTCAGCTTATAAATACCTCTTATATCATAATCTTCCATTCGGGCAATTGGATACTTCTTACCTCCTATCCAGTTTTCTAAGATTTGTGCTCTATCATCAAAGATGTTTTTATCCGAAATGAAAAAATTAGCCCATTTTCCTTTCTCCAAACTACCATAATCGCTGTAGATATTCATGAACTGTGCTGGTTGGTAGGTCAATGCTTTTAGCAAATTCGATTCTGAAATACCATATTTCAGGGTCGTTCGTAGATTTTTTAGAAAATCATCCTTTTTCTCTAGCATATCCGATGTGATGGCAAATTCTATTTTATGTTTATCCAAATAAGCACAATTAGCTGGGGCATGCTCCCAGTGCTTCATCTCTATGAGATCAACGAACTGACGTTTATAAATATCACTGACATCGTAAGCTTTAGGAAACTGCAATGGCACGATCAATTTCGCATTCGTCTTTTTTATTTCTTCCAATCGCTGATATTCAGAACCATCTGTTTTAAAGATATATTGCCTACCAAATTCGTCTCCAACCTTATCTGCCCGCAAAACATTTTCCCAATTTCCAGCATCGAAAATGGATATTAGATTTTTATTCCTATTCCACGCTTCTAAATTGATATTGTATTCGCGCGGCGCTGTAGTTCTGGAATACCACTGTGCATCGAGCTCCGTCTGGCGCAGCAGCGCTATAGACCCCATGAGGCTATTGGGATATTCCTGGGTCGAACTTCCTTTGTCAAAAGAAAAGACACTAGCAATATTGTCTTTTTTGAGCATGAGATTTTCTCTCTCACTGCCGAGCATAACCAAAGCGGCCGTACCTCGTGCTATACCATCCTTTCTATGGGTGACCACCATCCCAAAGCCTTGTTTGCGATAGCTCATAGCCATAGTATCGTGCTTTACAAAATAACGACTCGCCTCGTAGTCACTATGGATAGCTTGATTCCATCCATAAGCTCCTTTTCTATTGGACTCATATTGTGCACCTTCTTTGTCGCTCCCCTTAGCTTGCTTAGATAAGCCATAGTCTGAAGATAAGTCTATAAATGATGGATAAATAAATTTGCCTTTGAGGTCATAAATGATAGCACCTTGTGATTTCAGAGTGGATGGGGAAATTTCAACCACCTTGCCATTTTTGATAAGCAGACTAGCATTGGGTAAAATAGTCTGATAATCTTTGTAAATCGTAGCATTGATGAATAGGACATGACCCTCTCGATAATCATCTGGACCATTGGACTTAAAGGTGGTTTCCTGTGCTGGCATGGATAAATCCAATGCCACAAAAGCTAACAATAGGAAAACTACCTTCCATTTCTTTTTCTTTGAAATCATATTTTTAAATCTTAGGTGAGCAAAGGTAATGGAAAATAATAGATAAGTCTTAATTCCCGTTTGGGCAATTCTAACATACTTTTTGAGAATGATAAAACAAAAATGTCCTTTGGATTCGAAGCTTTTAACAATACTCTTGCTAACCCCAAATTTTTTGTAAAAAAAATTAACAAAATTAAATTTAAAACTCTACTTTTGTGCTAGAAGATCGTAAAAAAATTAATTAGCCTATGGCGTCAATAGCCGAAAAGACTACCCCGCTTGGATTTGAAGCAGCTATGCATCTTCTAAGAAGGGCTACATACAGGCCTACGAAGGCTCGTGCTTTTGCACTGGCTAGTATGACCCCAGCACAGGCTCTTGATCAGCTCTTTACATTTACTGCCCCAGCCTTACCCAAGCCAATAAAAAATACAGACGGCTCTCAATATTTCCCTGATTTCGATAATCCTGGGGTTACTTTTGACACGACTTACAATAATGATTTTTCGTATGAATTTATGAATTATTGGCTGTATAATGCTCATAAGTCTGATACGATTCAATGGAAGCTCTCTATGTTCCTTCATAGCATATATATAACCAATTATACTTCGGTCTATATGCAATGGGACAATATGGCGCTCATTCTGCAATATACCAATAAGAGTCTAAAGGAATTGGCATATAAAATGACGCTAAATCAGCGTATGATATACTATTTAAGTAATTATCTCAACATTAAAACCAATCCGAATCAAAATTATTCACGAGAGTTTTTGGAGCTTTTCACTATTCTCAAAGGAGAGCAGATAGACGAAGGAAATTATACCAACTACACCGAGTTGGATGTGCAGCAAGCAGCTCGTGTGTTAACTGGATTTACTGGGACTTATGGTGGTAATGTGCGAATGAATTATCTGGATAAGGGATTGACTGCCAATCTAGCTGGTCATGCTCCCAATCCTACCAATGCAGGATGGACCTATGCCACTACCAATCTACCAACAGGGCTATGTAATCTAGCACAGCATGATACAGGAAATAAGACATTTAGCGCTGCCTTTGGCGGACAAACGATAACGGGTTCTAATACCCTGACAGGTGCTTATACCGTCTATGACGAATTGCAGGCATTTATCAATATGGTGTTTAATCAGGAGGCGACCGCAAAGAATTATGCGCGGAGATTGTATCGCTTTTTTGTTAATTCTCAGATTTCACAAGAAATAGAAACAGATATTATCACTCCACTGGCAAATCACCTTTTGAGTACTCAAAATGGTATAACTTATAATTTAGAATCAGCTGTAAAAATGCTCCTCAAGTGCTGGCATTTCTATGACCAAGATGATAGTATAATAGGAGATGACCATATCGGTAGCAAAATAAAATCACCAGTTGATTTGATGCTAAATTTTATGGCCGAAACGAATATGACCATGGTCAATCCGACTGCGAATCCCTTACATTTCCATAACTATTTCAATACGCTACGCTCACGCATTTGGATTTCTGGTATGCAAGTATTTAATTCAGTGGATGTCAATGGCTACCCTGGCTACAGTGCCAAACCAGATTATGATAAGAATTGGGTTACTATTGCCACTTTGAATCAACGCTATAAATGTGGCTGGATAGAAACATGTCTCAATGGGTATACTAACAATGGATTCACTACCAGACTGGATTCGCCAGATTATTTAAGATTATCTGGGTGGTTTACAGATCCTGGTAATGCAGATACATTGATTGACGAATTGATGGATTTATTGTTTCCAAGCAAACCGAAGGGATTGCGCTATGGGTATTTTGAGAATGCTTTGCTCAACGGCTTATCCAAGGCAAACTGGCAAACGACATGGAATACATGGATAGCAGACGTGAATAATGCTACTAAAAAGAATGCTGTGCGTACGGCAGTAAATAGATTACTTCTAGCTATGGCTAGGTCTACGGAATATCAAGTGATGTAAACTATAGATTATGGGATTAGGAAGAAGAGGTTTTTTAAAAGTTTCAGGCACATTAGGATTATCGAGTCCATTGATTTTAAATAATTCTTATGCTTGGGCATCTGCTGCTCCATTTGCCGATTGTGACCCAGTCTCTGATAGAGTTATCGTCATGGTCAGAATGGCAGGAGCGAACGATGGTCTCAACACCGTGATTCCGCTCAATGAATATGCACAATATAGTTTCTTGAGACCCGATATTAAGTTAAATAATACAGGAGCAAATTCAATTATATCCCTGAATTCTGATATTGGATTGCATCCGAATATGTATGCTTTTTCTGATTTAATGAATGCAGGCAAATTAGCCATCATTAACGGTGTAGGGTATCCAAAACCAAACTATTCGCATTTCGATTCTGAGAATATGATGTTTGCTGGTAGAGACGGGAATAACGCTACCAATCTGGTAGACGGAATGATGGGAAGATACTTAGAATCTGTTTTACCCGGTATGGCTGGTTCTCCGAATAGACTTATGGAAGACCCCGTGGCATTGCATTTTGGCAATTCCAATCCATGTCTCATTTTTAATCATACGCATAATAAAAACATTGAATACAATGCTACATCGATGCAAGGCACTTTGTTTGGTATGTTAGCACCTGAGATATATCTCCCAGACGAAAGCGATTATGGCAAGATACAGCAATTCCTAAGAGGAGTTGAAAAGAGTATGGACGCCTACTATAATAGAATTATGTCTGTATTTACTGCTGGCAGCAATAGTTCTGTATCCTATCCAGCCACCAATCTGGGCAGACAACTAAAAACGGTATCACGATTGATTCGTGGAGGATCTAAAACTAAAATTTATATGGTTACGATTGGCGGGTTTGATACACATGATACTCAATCCGTGATAGGTAGTTCACATACTGGTGCTCATGCCAATTTACTTCTCGATGTTTCTAATTCAATCGCTGCTTTTCAAGCTGATTTAGAAGCATTGGGTACAGCTGATAAGGTAATAACTGTGACGTTCAGCGAATTTGGTAGGCAAGTAAAACAAAATGGTAGTACCGGTACTGATCATGGTAATATAGCACCTTTCTTTGTCATAGGAAAGGGCGTACAAGGAGGCGTACTCGGAGCTCACCCAAGCCTCAATGTACCAGCAAATGCTAATCAAAATAGCTCTACTGCATTTTATTATCCAGCTTCTGAGCGAAAGTATGATTATAGGCAAATTTACGGTACATTATTGCAGGATTGGTTAGGAGCTAGTAATGCAGTGATTACAGAAACTCAGCTAGATAGTGCTAGTATAGGCACAGAGGGTGCTACGAAATTAAATCTTGTGAAAACTGCTGACAACGCAAGTCCAGATTGTCTATCCAGTAAACTGATTGATTGTCATAAGTTCCCATACGATGATATTGCCTGTGTGAAGATTTTCGAAACAGGCGGATGGTCCTATTATGGTTTACCGGGAACAGTAGATAATAGTTATTACTTCGGGATAGAGCATAATCCAACAGGAGCAGGTGCAAACACACAAGCGTTTACAGCTCAAGTGAAAATTAGAAAATGTCTTTGTTCTCCGAACGGTCCGAAAATATTTAGTCGCAAAGATGGACAAGATGCAAGTTTTGTCATGGGTATCGTCTGGACTATCGAACTGACTTCTGGAACTCAAGATGGTTTTGTCAATATTAGATTCTTTCATAATTATGATCTTTTAGCTGATACTTTGTCAGAAGCTACTAAATTTAAGAATGCAGTCTCGGCTAATTATATCAGTCCTGAGTTATGGTTTAAAACCCTCTCTCCAGTCAGTATTCCAAATGATTTAAGGGCTCAGGGATTATTTGTTCCTATCTATCCCTTAGGTCCAATAGTAACAGGAGCTATCAACGGCGTCTTATATAAAGAGTGGGGAAATCAACAGAATATAGATAGAAATAGTGGTGGTTGTATGATAAGAGTCACAAATCAAAATGAAGGAAATTTCGTAAAGAAGCCAGCAACACCGCCTTTCCTAGAAGGAACTATGCGATTCAATCAAGTGAATCAGCATTTTGAGGGATTTGATGGATTTGAGTGGATTATATTAGATAATTAGAAATTAGAAGTTAGATAAAAGAAATTAAAATAATTCAATTTATAAACTTAAATAAGATGAAGAAGATATTTTTTACTTTGTTGTTTATAGGTGGTTTAGCCACCATCAAGGCACAAATGCGCTTTGGTACAGGTGATGTTCTTGATCCGAACGCTGTCGTGCAAATCGATGCAGGTGATGGTACACGAAAGGGACTTTTGATGCCAAGAGTTCAATTATTAGCCACCAATAACTACGCTCCTCTAGGTGCTCATGTGGCTGGTATGATTGTATATAACACAGTCACAGCTGGAAGTGACCCGTATAAAGTATATCCAGGCTATTATTACAATGATGGCACAAAATGGCAAAGGGTACTATCCGAACAGGAAATAAATAAAGTATGGCTAAATGCTTCGAATGGTTCTACTGCGACTTTGGAAAATCAAGATATATATCGAAGTGGAAAAATGGGCTTAGGAGTTACTACTCCAAGTGAAGCACTTGACGTCAATGGAAATGTCAAAGTAAGTGGAGGAGCCAATACAGGTCAAGTAAATATCAAACAGGGAACTGCAAGCAATAGTGGTTCTGTAGAAATTACCAATCCTAATAATCAAATGGTAGGTAAAATAGGGATTATGCCTAATCATATGAACTATCATACGGAGGATACCTTGAAGCACCACGTATTTACAGGAGGTAATCTGGCTATAGGTACTACAACAGCCCCCGTTAAGCTCGTAGTCAATGGTGCACTCAAACTAGGGAATGAAGCAAAAACGAATGATGCTCCTGAAGCAGGTATGATACGATATAATCAATCTTTAGGTAGATTTGAAGGATATAATGGAACTGCGTGGGTTAGTCTCCATGAATAAAATATAACAATTGATGAAGAATATTATACTATTATTTCTTAGTTGTCAGTTACTGATTTTAGGGTTTGGAGCACAGGCTCAGATAAAATCTTATGGCAGTACCGTCATAGAGAATAATGGTGATATGAGAGTTTATAAGGATTGGGATTTCAGGACTATTCTAAATAATAATCCTAACTCTGGCATTTTGGGTACTGAACGGAGACTGAATAAAAGCTATGTCAGTTTCATGTCAGGTTCTTCATGGTCAGGAGTTACGGACGAAGCATACGTAGATGGCTATGTTCGTACCTTTATGTCTAATAAATTTATTTTCCCTATTGGTGATAATAATCAGTTTAAACCAGCAGCAGTAGACAAGGCATCTGAGCTAGCACCTACAGAGGCAGCTTATTTTGCAGTTAGCCCAAATATAGCTATTACTAGTCCATTTTTTGGAAGTGTTAGTCAAGTCTTGCCTCCAGATGGACCATTTCCTACCACTAAAAAACAAGCCCCTATTTATCAGGTAAGCTCGAAAGAATATTGGGATGTCAATGGAAGTACCTTAACCAGATTGACCTTAAGCTGGAATGATCGAAGCGATATTAAAAAATTGACAAATGGTGGTCTGAAAAATCTGACAATTGTAGGCTGGAACGGAAACGAATGGGAAATTTTACCATCAGCGGTTGATGTATATTCCATTTTTGGTTCATCATCAAATTTGATTCAAGGATCTATCACAACATTATCTGAAATAGACCTTAATGCCTATTCAGTATTTACTTTGGCTGGCTTGACTCCAAGTAAGTTTCAATACTTCTATACAAAATCAGGCAAGAATAAAGTCAAACAATCACAGTCAACTATCGTGCAATTTGACGCAGATATAGACATGTCAAAAAATTCTGATTTTGACATATCCCTACACCACTCCGAACCGAAATATGGCACTTTGATTAATGTAACGAACGAAGGTTATGCATATAAAGCTAGTAACTTCCATATAGGCATTGATACCATAAGGACGATTGCTGTCATTTTTAGCAAACCTACATTTGTGCTTTCCTATGACACATTTTATAATGAAGTTATGGTTCAATATCATGGGAAAGATAGTCAATTATCAATGAATAATATGCCGAGTATTAAACTCGGTAAACCTTTAGAGATAGGAAATGAAGTAAAAGTAGTTTATTCTATAACCTCACAAAAAGGAAGCCAGCTAGACCTAGGAAAAGGCGTTTACGAATATACCTCAAAATTAAAAAATGAAACGGACAATGTCGTCTTTATCATTAAGGCTGATTACAATTCACTAGGAATACAAACCATTGACACTTCTCGATATGAGATAAAACTCAATGAGAAGTTTAAAGGCGATAACATTCAATCTTTGATAACACCGAATGGTGACGGTCAGAATGATTTCTGGGTATTGCCCATTTCCATGTTAGAGGATTATCCTCAACTACAGCTCCAAGTCATGAACCTAGAAGGTAAAATCGTATATCGTAGTTCTGGAAGCTATCAAAATGATTTCAGTGGTATTGGTCTCGGCACAGGAATCTATCTCTACGAAATTGTTCTGGAAAAAGGAAATATTCTGAAAGGAATGTTGAAGATAGAACAACAATAGTTAGTAGTTTTTAGTGAATAGTTAATAGTGAACAATTAATAGTTTATCAACTATGTATTTGAGTATTTACTTTCATTGCAGCTAGATTAGTTAAACTCAAATCTTTAATTTTAAAACTATGAAGCAAGTAAATTTACTTAATATAAAAATTTTAATAGCAGTTTCAATACTGGTAATTCTATTCCAATTTTTGATTCTTCTTAAAATCGTACCCTATTCTATAACTTGGGGAGGTAGATTGGAAACAGATGAACAGATGTATACTTTTGTTTCATTGGGAATTTTAATAAATTGTTTTTTCATATTCACCCTGGTTCAGAAGGGGGAATATATAAAGCAAATTTTTAGTCCTAAAATAATTACCATCATACTTTGGATTTTCTATGGATTATTTATCCTCAATACTATAGGCAATTTATTTGCTAAAACTTATTTTGAAAAAGGATTTTCCTTGATTACCGGACTCTATTCCTTTCTGATTTGGAGAATAAACTATTCTTCAGGAAATTAAAAACACTCTTGGTTAAGGTTACAAAAAAAAACCGGTGTCAATGACACCGGCACTATACCAAAATATTGTTGGCTAAAACAGTTATGTATTGGTATATAACTGAATTTATATATTTATAAGTTAGAAAATCTCGCTAGCAGAGAATAATAAATCTCCCTCGATTTTCGCATTCTCATCACTATCACTGCCATGAATTGCGTTTCTCTCGATACTCTCAGCATATTTTTTTCTCACAGTTCCTTCTTCTGCATTAGCAGGATTCGTAGCACCTATTAATTTTCTAAAAGACTCCACAGCATTATCTTTTTCTAAAATAGCCGCTACTATAGGACCAGAAGTCATAAAATTGACTAACTCCATATAAAAAGGTCTTTCCTTATGCACTGCATAAAACTCTTTAGCCAATGATTCACTCATATGAGTATATTTCATTGCCTTGATCTTGAAACCATCTTTAATTATCATGTCTAAAATTCCACCGATGTGACCTTTCGCTACTGCATCGGGTTTAATCATCGTATACGTTCGATTACCTGCCATTTTTCTTCTCTTTTTGGGGATTAGTTATTAAAATTGAGTCACAAAACTAGGCTTTTTGGTCTAAACTAAATTCTAAAACATACTAAAAAAAGGTATAGAATATAATGGATGGTTGTTTTTGATTATATTTGCAGCGGTTTTAACAACCCATTATTTGCATTGATTTTCAAGCAAATAAGACAAATAATAAGAAAAATATGGAGCGCTTCCCCCAGAATGAGATAGATATAATTAGGAAATGGTTAGATTCAAAACCTCCAATAACCATAATTACCCATTTCAATCCCGATGGAGATGCTATAGGTTCATCGATAGCTCTAAAGTTATACCTTGAAAAACAAGGACTTAAAGTTGATTGCATCTTCCCTTCTGCTTTTCCTTCATATTACAATTGGATTCCTCAAGTATCTGAAGCCTTGATTTTCAATGAGAAGGAAAAACCTAGCTTCGAAAGCTACTTTACCGAGGATAGAATCATATTCTGTTTGGACTTTAATAGCCCATCAAGGGTCAATCAACTCACTGATTTTTTGGGAAATTCGAAAGCCAAAAGAATCCTAATTGATCATCACGAAGAGCCTAGTTCAGATTTTCAACTGAGTTTTAGCTATCCTGGAACGAGTAGTACTTGTGAGTTGGTCTATGATTTTATGATGAAATGGAATCAGAGTCTTATCGACATAGATATCGCTACTTGCCTTTATACAGGTTTACTTACGGATACGGGGGGATTTCAATTTTCATCCACTCAGTCTAGCACCTTAGTTATGGCTGCACGATTGATGGGTATAGGTATCAATGCAACAGAAATTTACAATCTCGCATTTAATAATTTCAGTATCAATAGGTTAAAACTATTTGGATACTGTATTTCGAATAATATGACCATAGTAGAGGATAAAAAGCTAGCCTATATGTGGATTGATCGACGTACGAAAGACAAGTTTGACATCCAGGATGGCGATACAGAAGGGCTTGTTAACTATCCTATGAAAGTTTTAAACATCGAAGTTTCTGTCCTTTTCAAACAGGATTATGATAAAATTAGAATTTCTTTTCGTAGTAAAAACGATACCGATGTCAATAAGATAGCCCGTCAATATTTCAACGGAGGTGGACATATCAATGCTGCTGGCGGTATGAGTAAAAAGAGCTTAAAAGAAACCTTAGCCTATTTTGAAGAACTTATTCCTCGTATTTTTTGATGACAAAGAAGGGTTCCACGAAGTTCGCTTATCTTCTTCTGATATTAGTAAACCTTATTTATGGCGCTAATTATTCTATAGCTAAATCTATAATGCCGACCTATATCGGCCCATTTGGATTCATATTTTATCGTGTTTTTGTATCACTCATATTATTTGCGTGTATCTATTTTCTGTTTCTAAGGGAGCGGATACTTCATTCAGACTGGTTGCGTTTAATAGGCTGTGGGTTCTTCGGTATTGCGCTCAATCAACTCTTTTTCTTCAAGGGCATTAGTTTGACGAGTTCTATTCACGCAGCACTTCTTATGATTACCTCCCCCATTATTACTTATTTAATCTCTCAAATTACCCAAGATAAAAAGATAAAACTTCAGAAAATAATGGGAATAAGTCTAGGCATGGCAGGAGCATCTATTTTGATTATAAGTTCTGCTAAAGAAAGTCAATCATCATCTGCCTTAGGTGATTTTTTTATTGTCATCAACGCCATATCCTTTTCCATTTATCTAATACTCGTCAAGCCCATGATGAGTCGATATCATCCTCTTACGATTACCTTTCTTATGTTTCTCACAGGTAGTGTTTGGGTAGGAATTTTTGGTTTCAAACAAGCTGTTGAAGTCAATTTTTCGGAATTGCCGACTAGCTTTTATTGGAGCTTTGGTTTCGTGATTCTCTGCGCTACATTTCTTGTCTATTTGTTTAATAACATGGCTATGCGTGCGGTATCACCGACCACGGTAAGTAGTTTCATTTATCTTCAACCACTATTTGCCATAATCATAGCTACTGTATTTGCAGGTGAAGTCATGACAATATATTCGGCAATTGGTGGTATTTTGATTATATTTGGACTTTGGCTCATAAATAGAAAAAAACAATAGCGCAGGTATGGTCTGTTCGATGACAGGTTTCGCATCCGAAAATCTCCTCTTGAGAGACATAAACTACAGCCTAGAGTTAAAGACACTCAATAGTAAAGGTTTAGATTTTATTTATAAATCCCCTTCCCTATTCCGCAACCTCGAGATTCAGGTTAAAAATATTATTCAGAAAAATTTAGAACGTGGCAAAGTGGAGCTTTCCATTCAGTCGAAAGACGGCAAAAAAGGCTTCAACGCAATTAATGAAGATGTATTTACTCAACAATATGATTTCTTAAAAAATCTATCCACTAAGTTAGGCTCTTCAACAGAAGTGTTCTCTCTCGTCGTTCAGAACTACAATAGTTTAATAGAAATAGAAGATTTGACAGAGGAAGAAGTTAATAGTCTTTTCAGCGTGATAGAAAACCTATGCACCAAAGTCAATCATTTTCGGATAGAAGAAGGAAATGTGATCAAAAAGGATTTAACAGATTGGGTAAATAAAATAGAAGCGACAAAAAATCAAGTAGCAAATCTTGGAGATAAGCGTATAGAAAGCCGGAGAGAAAAGCTTTTGCAGGGTATACAGGAAATAACGACTACCAATGAAATCGACTATAATAGGCTAGGTCAAGAAGTGATTTACTATATAGAGAAATTGGATATCAGCGAAGAACTCAGCCGACTGCAGCAGCATATACAGCTATTTATCCAGACAGTAAATAGCAAAGAACACGCTGGAAAAAAACTAGGATTTGTAGCTCAAGAAATGGGAAGAGAAATTAATACTATAGGCTCTAAAGCAAATGACAGCGAGATTCAGCATTTAGTAGTCGATATGAAAGATTTACTGGAACGCATAAAAGAACAATTGAATAATGTGGTCTGAAAAAAATAAAAACATAGCTTTATGAAGAAAAAATCCATACTCATTACAGCTCCATCGGGCGCAGGTAAGACGACCTTGGTGAAAAAACTACTTCAAGATTTTCCACACTTAGAGTTTTCCATATCCGCAACAACTCGCGAACCTAGAGAGCATGAAAAGGACGGTATAGATTATCATTTTATTACCGAAACTGAGTTTAAACATAAAATTGAAAACCAGGAGTTCATTGAGTGGGAAGAGGTTTATAAAGGTTCCTTTTATGGAACCCCAAAGTCGGAAATAGATAGAATCTATGGTTTGGGAAAAATCCCTATTTTTGATATTGAC
This genomic window from Chitinophagales bacterium contains:
- a CDS encoding amidohydrolase family protein, translating into MISKKKKWKVVFLLLAFVALDLSMPAQETTFKSNGPDDYREGHVLFINATIYKDYQTILPNASLLIKNGKVVEISPSTLKSQGAIIYDLKGKFIYPSFIDLSSDYGLSKQAKGSDKEGAQYESNRKGAYGWNQAIHSDYEASRYFVKHDTMAMSYRKQGFGMVVTHRKDGIARGTAALVMLGSERENLMLKKDNIASVFSFDKGSSTQEYPNSLMGSIALLRQTELDAQWYSRTTAPREYNINLEAWNRNKNLISIFDAGNWENVLRADKVGDEFGRQYIFKTDGSEYQRLEEIKKTNAKLIVPLQFPKAYDVSDIYKRQFVDLIEMKHWEHAPANCAYLDKHKIEFAITSDMLEKKDDFLKNLRTTLKYGISESNLLKALTYQPAQFMNIYSDYGSLEKGKWANFFISDKNIFDDRAQILENWIGGKKYPIARMEDYDIRGIYKLNSVASSSSISWSKIVVSGEAKSPKMQLVLNDTTKLDAKLERNGKDIVFSLIPFPKGDNKKYFFTGFIDAERHSWNGKGIFPDGSEFKWIARRDSLYTDTSKRKYDTITLQSLTPITFPLHGYGFEKMPTPENILFQNTTLWTNETEGILQQTDLIIRNGKISQIGKNLSCADCKIIDARGKHLTAGIIDEHNHIALRGVNEGSKSISAEVRMGDVINPNDINIYRHLSGGVTAAQLLHGSANAIGGQSALIKMRWGMTAEQMKIENADGFIKFALGENVKQANWGPQFHIRYPQTRMGVEQTYVNYFTKAQEYLKNLLTNPNNTRRDLELETMAEILNKKRFITCHSYVQSEITMLMRVAEKFGFTVNTFTHILEGYKVADKMKAHGVHASSFSDWWAYKFEVIDAIPQNAAILTQMGVTTAINSDDAEMARRLNQEAAKSVKYANMSEEDAWKLVTLNPAKMLHLDHRMGSLKIGKDADIVLWSDHPLSIYAVAERTYVDGRCFYSLEQNAISKSKMLKERAILIQKLTEEKKAGAETQEPTKKQKYSFSCGNEGECLH
- a CDS encoding DUF1800 family protein, whose product is MASIAEKTTPLGFEAAMHLLRRATYRPTKARAFALASMTPAQALDQLFTFTAPALPKPIKNTDGSQYFPDFDNPGVTFDTTYNNDFSYEFMNYWLYNAHKSDTIQWKLSMFLHSIYITNYTSVYMQWDNMALILQYTNKSLKELAYKMTLNQRMIYYLSNYLNIKTNPNQNYSREFLELFTILKGEQIDEGNYTNYTELDVQQAARVLTGFTGTYGGNVRMNYLDKGLTANLAGHAPNPTNAGWTYATTNLPTGLCNLAQHDTGNKTFSAAFGGQTITGSNTLTGAYTVYDELQAFINMVFNQEATAKNYARRLYRFFVNSQISQEIETDIITPLANHLLSTQNGITYNLESAVKMLLKCWHFYDQDDSIIGDDHIGSKIKSPVDLMLNFMAETNMTMVNPTANPLHFHNYFNTLRSRIWISGMQVFNSVDVNGYPGYSAKPDYDKNWVTIATLNQRYKCGWIETCLNGYTNNGFTTRLDSPDYLRLSGWFTDPGNADTLIDELMDLLFPSKPKGLRYGYFENALLNGLSKANWQTTWNTWIADVNNATKKNAVRTAVNRLLLAMARSTEYQVM
- a CDS encoding DUF1501 domain-containing protein, encoding MGLGRRGFLKVSGTLGLSSPLILNNSYAWASAAPFADCDPVSDRVIVMVRMAGANDGLNTVIPLNEYAQYSFLRPDIKLNNTGANSIISLNSDIGLHPNMYAFSDLMNAGKLAIINGVGYPKPNYSHFDSENMMFAGRDGNNATNLVDGMMGRYLESVLPGMAGSPNRLMEDPVALHFGNSNPCLIFNHTHNKNIEYNATSMQGTLFGMLAPEIYLPDESDYGKIQQFLRGVEKSMDAYYNRIMSVFTAGSNSSVSYPATNLGRQLKTVSRLIRGGSKTKIYMVTIGGFDTHDTQSVIGSSHTGAHANLLLDVSNSIAAFQADLEALGTADKVITVTFSEFGRQVKQNGSTGTDHGNIAPFFVIGKGVQGGVLGAHPSLNVPANANQNSSTAFYYPASERKYDYRQIYGTLLQDWLGASNAVITETQLDSASIGTEGATKLNLVKTADNASPDCLSSKLIDCHKFPYDDIACVKIFETGGWSYYGLPGTVDNSYYFGIEHNPTGAGANTQAFTAQVKIRKCLCSPNGPKIFSRKDGQDASFVMGIVWTIELTSGTQDGFVNIRFFHNYDLLADTLSEATKFKNAVSANYISPELWFKTLSPVSIPNDLRAQGLFVPIYPLGPIVTGAINGVLYKEWGNQQNIDRNSGGCMIRVTNQNEGNFVKKPATPPFLEGTMRFNQVNQHFEGFDGFEWIILDN
- a CDS encoding gliding motility-associated C-terminal domain-containing protein; amino-acid sequence: MKNIILLFLSCQLLILGFGAQAQIKSYGSTVIENNGDMRVYKDWDFRTILNNNPNSGILGTERRLNKSYVSFMSGSSWSGVTDEAYVDGYVRTFMSNKFIFPIGDNNQFKPAAVDKASELAPTEAAYFAVSPNIAITSPFFGSVSQVLPPDGPFPTTKKQAPIYQVSSKEYWDVNGSTLTRLTLSWNDRSDIKKLTNGGLKNLTIVGWNGNEWEILPSAVDVYSIFGSSSNLIQGSITTLSEIDLNAYSVFTLAGLTPSKFQYFYTKSGKNKVKQSQSTIVQFDADIDMSKNSDFDISLHHSEPKYGTLINVTNEGYAYKASNFHIGIDTIRTIAVIFSKPTFVLSYDTFYNEVMVQYHGKDSQLSMNNMPSIKLGKPLEIGNEVKVVYSITSQKGSQLDLGKGVYEYTSKLKNETDNVVFIIKADYNSLGIQTIDTSRYEIKLNEKFKGDNIQSLITPNGDGQNDFWVLPISMLEDYPQLQLQVMNLEGKIVYRSSGSYQNDFSGIGLGTGIYLYEIVLEKGNILKGMLKIEQQ